From Bacteroidota bacterium, the proteins below share one genomic window:
- the pepT gene encoding peptidase T: MDINKTELTERFFRYVKIDTQSDPKSGLHPSTEKQKDLSRLLEQELKQMGVADAQMDEFGYVYGTLKSNSEKSNIPVICFCSHVDTAPDCSGTHVKPILHKNFNGADIILPDDVTQVLTTKDYPYLAQKIGDDIITASGHTLLGGDDKSGVAAIMQAVQYLNQHPEIKHGEIRILFTPDEEIGKGTAKIDMARLGADFGYTLDGGEAGSLEVETFSADQAIITIHGVISHPGYAKNKLVNALKIAGEILAALPKNEWSPETTDKMQGFVHPTHFEGIAEEAKLEFIVRDFDDDKLKAHGERLKEIATQVLARHAGATMEFVIKEQYRNMKRVLDKYPQVAQYAAKAIERAGLKVITESIRGGTDGSRLSYMGLPCPNVFTGMQGIHSKKEWISVQDMAKSAEVVVRIAQIWEEETL, encoded by the coding sequence ATGGATATAAATAAAACCGAACTGACCGAGAGGTTTTTTAGATATGTTAAGATAGACACACAAAGTGACCCCAAGAGCGGTTTGCACCCTTCGACTGAAAAGCAGAAAGATTTGAGTCGGTTACTGGAACAAGAGTTAAAGCAAATGGGCGTTGCAGACGCTCAGATGGATGAATTCGGATATGTATATGGCACTCTTAAAAGCAATTCAGAGAAAAGTAATATACCCGTTATTTGTTTTTGCAGCCACGTGGACACAGCGCCTGATTGCAGCGGAACACATGTGAAGCCTATATTGCACAAAAATTTTAATGGCGCGGATATCATCTTACCCGATGATGTAACACAGGTGTTAACGACTAAAGATTATCCTTATTTGGCTCAAAAAATAGGAGATGATATCATAACTGCTTCCGGACATACCTTGCTAGGAGGTGATGATAAGAGTGGTGTGGCGGCTATCATGCAAGCTGTTCAATATTTAAACCAACATCCCGAAATTAAACATGGCGAAATTCGCATTCTATTTACTCCTGATGAAGAAATAGGTAAGGGAACTGCCAAGATAGATATGGCAAGGCTCGGAGCTGATTTTGGCTATACTCTTGATGGTGGTGAAGCAGGTTCGTTAGAAGTAGAGACCTTTAGTGCAGACCAAGCTATTATTACAATTCATGGGGTGATTTCTCACCCGGGGTATGCCAAAAACAAGTTAGTCAATGCATTGAAGATTGCGGGAGAGATTTTAGCCGCTTTGCCCAAAAATGAATGGTCGCCCGAAACCACAGACAAAATGCAAGGATTTGTACATCCTACACACTTTGAAGGCATTGCAGAGGAAGCCAAACTGGAGTTTATTGTTAGGGATTTTGATGATGATAAACTCAAAGCTCATGGTGAAAGATTAAAAGAAATTGCAACTCAGGTGCTTGCAAGGCATGCCGGAGCTACTATGGAATTTGTGATAAAAGAACAATACAGAAATATGAAACGAGTGCTGGATAAATATCCCCAAGTGGCACAGTATGCAGCCAAAGCCATCGAACGAGCCGGCTTGAAGGTGATTACCGAGAGTATTCGTGGAGGAACTGACGGAAGCCGATTGAGTTATATGGGCTTGCCTTGTCCTAATGTGTTTACGGGAATGCAGGGAATTCACTCCAAGAAAGAATGGATTAGTGTGCAAGATATGGCAAAATCAGCTGAAGTAGTAGTTAGAATAGCGCAAATTTGGGAAGAGGAAACCCTTTAA
- a CDS encoding dihydroneopterin aldolase: protein MYTVFAEGIEVVKKAGVYTEESLVENIFKVDIKLIFDKQPEKIPDYEVLCDMVIANAHKGFTWIEEWADKIYKELSQHYAGSRAQIRIKKINPAFAAKFVDAVGIEFEKEL, encoded by the coding sequence ATGTACACGGTTTTTGCAGAAGGAATTGAAGTGGTCAAAAAAGCAGGTGTCTATACTGAAGAATCCTTGGTGGAGAATATTTTTAAAGTAGATATCAAATTGATTTTTGACAAGCAACCGGAGAAAATTCCTGATTATGAGGTTCTTTGTGATATGGTGATTGCCAATGCGCATAAAGGATTTACTTGGATTGAAGAATGGGCGGACAAAATTTATAAAGAATTATCTCAACACTACGCTGGTAGCAGAGCTCAAATCAGAATAAAGAAAATTAATCCTGCATTTGCTGCGAAGTTTGTTGATGCAGTAGGAATTGAGTTTGAAAAAGAATTATAA
- a CDS encoding alpha/beta fold hydrolase has translation MIQEKEILRNVRVKGAEGKIILLDLFIPKGNQRFPLLVFVHGFKGFKDWGHFNWLAEQFMQYGIAFCKFNFSHGGVNPDNPTDITDFETFGQNNYSKEIKDLGLVLDYLQNCEQKSRLETGNISVVGHSRGGATAVLRAVEDNRIKKLILWASPFNLGRLFRPATIEQLEKEGKVWVENKRTGDVYPLYKQFYDDFMKNKDRLDIPKNILKISIPILLIHGDKDETVDLSESEQYYDAIPHSILIRMDGAGHTFGATHPFDLDTCNDIEMLNEVVENTAEFIL, from the coding sequence ATGATACAAGAAAAAGAGATACTAAGAAATGTTAGGGTAAAAGGTGCAGAAGGCAAAATCATACTGCTGGATTTGTTTATTCCCAAAGGAAATCAAAGGTTTCCTTTGCTGGTTTTTGTGCATGGTTTCAAAGGATTTAAAGATTGGGGACATTTTAATTGGCTTGCCGAACAATTTATGCAATATGGAATTGCTTTTTGTAAATTCAATTTTTCGCATGGTGGTGTAAATCCGGACAATCCCACAGATATCACCGACTTTGAAACTTTTGGACAAAATAATTATTCCAAAGAAATTAAAGATTTGGGACTTGTATTAGACTATTTACAGAACTGCGAACAGAAATCGCGTTTGGAAACAGGTAATATTTCTGTTGTGGGACACAGCAGGGGAGGCGCAACGGCAGTCTTGAGAGCGGTTGAAGACAACAGAATCAAGAAATTGATATTGTGGGCTTCGCCTTTTAATCTCGGCAGATTGTTCAGACCTGCAACCATTGAACAATTAGAAAAAGAAGGTAAAGTTTGGGTGGAAAATAAACGAACCGGTGATGTATATCCTTTGTACAAACAGTTCTATGACGATTTTATGAAAAACAAAGACCGCTTGGATATCCCCAAAAACATACTCAAAATATCCATACCTATATTACTCATTCATGGAGATAAAGATGAAACAGTTGATTTGAGTGAATCTGAGCAATATTATGATGCAATCCCACATTCTATCCTCATCCGTATGGATGGAGCCGGACATACGTTTGGTGCAACACATCCCTTTGATCTGGATACTTGTAATGATATTGAGATGCTCAACGAAGTGGTTGAGAATACTGCTGAGTTTATTTTGTAA
- a CDS encoding cytochrome b5, with the protein MESALPEYSKRQLALRNGQDKPEIWIAYKGLIYDVSSSRLWRNGKHYEHWAGQDLTAELKDAPHSVWVFDKFKIIGKLV; encoded by the coding sequence ATGGAATCCGCACTACCCGAATATTCAAAAAGACAACTCGCATTGCGTAATGGACAAGACAAACCTGAAATCTGGATTGCATATAAAGGTTTAATTTATGATGTAAGCAGTAGTAGATTATGGCGCAACGGCAAACATTATGAGCATTGGGCAGGACAAGATTTGACAGCGGAACTAAAAGACGCGCCTCATTCGGTTTGGGTGTTTGACAAGTTTAAAATTATTGGCAAATTGGTATAG
- a CDS encoding HAMP domain-containing histidine kinase: protein MKVKVILVLVIIYLAGAFSWWTYSLLSLSKSDYEFANDNMILKARWIENEILHNTAMFYSNDGERIYFGKSLETLDTTLLNKYVKTSYHNEYEISYLPYLTGVKIQVEASRQLRNKTFREYQIRRRAYISESVFFMLLMIAGFIWIFASVDKIINLNKLQKNFMLAVTHELKTPVAALKLMMQTLVKHNLEESKRKEVINKSEQSTDRLANLIDELLLAIKVEHKELKTYFDWVELDKLIRELTQEFSSQPNFKGSITLNTDKELTIWGDYLSLKTCFKNIIENAVKYAGSPLELVISIDSYERTVSFADQGPGIPTRERRKIFRQFYRIGDENVRTTKGTGLGLFLVKNLLKIHKANIKVLTNSPKGTIFRIKF, encoded by the coding sequence GTGAAAGTAAAAGTTATACTCGTATTAGTAATCATCTATTTGGCAGGTGCTTTTAGTTGGTGGACTTATTCTCTGTTAAGTCTGAGTAAATCTGATTATGAATTTGCAAATGACAACATGATTTTGAAAGCAAGATGGATTGAAAATGAAATTTTGCATAACACAGCAATGTTTTACAGCAATGACGGAGAAAGAATTTATTTTGGAAAATCATTGGAGACCCTTGATACAACTTTACTCAATAAATATGTAAAAACAAGTTATCACAACGAATATGAGATTAGCTATTTGCCTTATCTCACCGGAGTTAAGATTCAGGTTGAGGCATCTCGACAATTACGCAACAAAACGTTCCGTGAGTATCAAATCAGACGTAGAGCATATATTTCAGAATCTGTTTTCTTTATGTTGTTGATGATAGCCGGTTTCATCTGGATTTTTGCCAGCGTTGACAAGATTATTAACCTGAACAAATTGCAAAAAAACTTTATGTTGGCGGTAACCCATGAGCTAAAAACCCCTGTTGCTGCACTCAAACTGATGATGCAAACCTTGGTTAAGCACAATTTGGAAGAATCAAAACGGAAAGAGGTTATAAATAAATCAGAACAAAGTACAGATAGACTTGCTAACTTGATTGACGAGTTATTGCTTGCAATCAAGGTGGAACACAAAGAATTAAAAACTTATTTTGATTGGGTTGAATTGGATAAACTCATTCGGGAACTCACACAAGAATTTAGTTCACAGCCTAATTTTAAAGGCTCAATTACCCTTAATACGGATAAGGAGCTTACAATTTGGGGGGATTATCTTTCACTCAAAACTTGTTTCAAAAATATAATTGAAAATGCGGTCAAATATGCCGGTTCACCACTTGAATTAGTAATTAGTATTGATTCCTATGAACGGACAGTCAGTTTTGCAGATCAAGGTCCGGGCATACCTACGCGGGAGAGACGCAAGATTTTCAGACAGTTTTACAGAATTGGAGATGAGAATGTAAGAACAACCAAGGGGACAGGTTTAGGATTGTTTTTGGTAAAAAATCTTCTGAAAATTCATAAAGCCAATATCAAAGTTCTAACTAATTCGCCCAAGGGAACAATATTCAGAATCAAATTTTAG
- a CDS encoding response regulator transcription factor: MKDRILLVEDEEDIRDMIVLNLEMEGYHVTSSGDGTEALRIFGNQKFDLLILDVMLPGKDGLSLCEAIRLRDRNVPVLFLSAKGSAEDRIAGLRMGGDDYLPKPFNLEELLLRVMKLLSRRSRKSVEDGKAPAVFRFCNEGCFINFNSFEAGGVNGAIKLTQKEAQLLKLLVDNEGEVVSRTRILETVWGYNVYPSTRTIDNFILAFRKYFEEDPRHPHHFISVRGVGYMFQK, from the coding sequence ATGAAAGATAGAATTCTATTAGTAGAAGACGAAGAAGATATCCGTGATATGATAGTATTAAACCTTGAAATGGAAGGTTATCATGTTACCTCAAGTGGTGATGGTACAGAAGCACTTCGGATTTTTGGAAATCAGAAATTTGATTTGTTAATTCTTGATGTGATGCTTCCCGGCAAAGACGGATTGAGTTTGTGCGAAGCCATTCGATTGCGTGACAGAAATGTTCCTGTATTGTTTTTGTCTGCCAAAGGTAGTGCAGAAGACAGAATTGCCGGCTTACGAATGGGAGGAGATGATTATTTACCTAAGCCTTTTAATCTGGAAGAATTACTGCTGAGAGTTATGAAACTCTTGAGCAGACGAAGTCGTAAATCAGTAGAAGATGGAAAAGCACCTGCTGTTTTCCGCTTCTGCAATGAAGGATGTTTTATCAACTTTAACAGCTTTGAAGCCGGTGGGGTTAACGGTGCCATTAAACTCACTCAAAAAGAGGCACAATTATTAAAACTATTAGTGGACAATGAAGGGGAGGTAGTTAGCAGGACAAGAATTCTTGAAACCGTTTGGGGCTATAATGTATATCCCTCCACCCGTACAATTGATAATTTTATTCTTGCTTTTCGCAAATATTTTGAAGAAGACCCGCGTCATCCACATCATTTTATTTCTGTTCGGGGAGTTGGGTATATGTTTCAGAAATAA
- a CDS encoding DMT family transporter gives MKKNPFIALHTSVFLFGFTPILGKLISLNAYSLVWWRILLSSLIFLLFPHFFKQLKALSKKQLKIYIGIGFLVALHWITFYASIKVANSVSLTLACFGLTATFTSYIEPLITKKKFRMLDNLIGILAFGGISIIFKTSEQNSIPPAQFNLAFILGVLSSVIAAIFTSLNARYAKDSKPVPMTFVELTSGFVFLSVFFLFFPASFEPINSANDLILMLLFAFFCTNIAFALNLQALRSISAFTANIAINLEPIYGILWAVILFNENQMLNAEFYWGVAIILITVIIHPLVKDKKLIVESNH, from the coding sequence ATGAAAAAAAACCCTTTTATTGCGCTTCATACTTCTGTTTTCCTCTTCGGATTTACACCTATATTGGGCAAACTAATCTCCCTCAATGCTTATAGCCTTGTATGGTGGCGAATATTACTCAGCTCATTGATATTTCTGCTTTTTCCGCATTTTTTCAAACAACTCAAAGCACTGAGCAAAAAACAACTCAAAATATACATTGGGATTGGCTTCTTGGTTGCATTACACTGGATTACTTTTTATGCTTCAATCAAAGTTGCAAACAGTGTTTCGCTTACTCTTGCCTGCTTTGGGTTGACGGCTACTTTTACATCTTATATCGAGCCTTTGATTACCAAAAAGAAATTCAGAATGTTGGATAATCTCATCGGCATTTTGGCTTTTGGAGGAATAAGCATTATTTTCAAGACATCGGAACAAAATTCTATTCCACCGGCACAATTTAATCTAGCTTTTATTTTGGGGGTACTTTCTAGCGTAATTGCGGCTATATTCACCAGTCTAAATGCACGATATGCTAAAGATTCAAAGCCAGTTCCAATGACTTTCGTAGAACTTACAAGCGGATTTGTATTTCTATCCGTTTTCTTCCTATTTTTTCCTGCTTCATTTGAACCTATAAATTCTGCCAACGACCTGATTCTGATGCTTTTATTTGCTTTTTTTTGTACCAATATTGCTTTTGCGCTTAACTTGCAGGCACTTCGCAGTATCAGTGCTTTTACTGCGAATATTGCTATCAATCTGGAACCAATATACGGTATTCTTTGGGCAGTCATTTTGTTCAACGAAAACCAAATGCTGAATGCTGAGTTTTATTGGGGTGTAGCTATTATTTTAATTACGGTTATCATTCATCCCTTAGTAAAAGACAAGAAATTGATTGTTGAGAGTAATCACTAA
- the ruvB gene encoding Holliday junction branch migration DNA helicase RuvB has translation MSNPFLRTDNELMSATEKEVEKALRPLSFADFTGQAATISNLEVFVGAAKKRGEALDHVLLHGPPGLGKTTLAHIICKELGTNLKMTSGPVLEKPGDLAGLLTNLEKGDVLFIDEIHRLSPVVEEYLYSAMEDYRIDIMLDSGPSARSVQISIEPFTLIGATTRSGLLTSPLRARFGITSRLEYYDSELLTKIITRSAHLLKVSIEKDAAVEIAKRSRGTPRVANSLLRRTRDFAEIKGDGKITLKIAELALKALNVDDFGLDEMDNKILSTIIQKFKGGPVGLTTIATAVGEDAGTIEEVYEPFLIMQGFLVRTPRGREATINAYKHLGIVKNNNTDTLF, from the coding sequence ATGTCGAACCCATTTTTGAGAACTGACAATGAGTTGATGAGTGCTACTGAAAAAGAAGTAGAAAAAGCACTGCGTCCTTTAAGTTTTGCTGATTTTACAGGGCAGGCAGCCACTATTTCCAATCTTGAAGTATTTGTGGGAGCTGCAAAAAAACGTGGAGAAGCGTTAGACCATGTATTACTTCACGGACCACCCGGATTAGGAAAAACCACATTAGCTCATATTATTTGTAAAGAATTAGGCACTAATCTCAAAATGACCTCAGGTCCTGTGCTTGAGAAACCGGGTGATTTGGCGGGGTTGCTTACTAACCTTGAAAAAGGCGATGTGTTATTTATAGATGAAATTCATAGACTAAGCCCCGTTGTTGAAGAGTATCTCTATTCGGCAATGGAAGATTATAGAATTGATATTATGTTGGACAGCGGTCCAAGTGCGCGTTCTGTGCAAATTTCCATCGAACCCTTTACACTCATTGGAGCTACAACTCGTTCAGGACTGCTTACGTCCCCCTTACGTGCCCGTTTTGGAATCACTTCTCGATTAGAATATTATGATTCAGAACTATTGACGAAAATTATCACCCGTTCCGCGCATTTGCTCAAGGTTTCTATTGAAAAAGATGCTGCAGTAGAAATCGCCAAAAGAAGTCGTGGCACTCCGCGAGTGGCTAATTCTTTGCTTCGAAGGACAAGAGATTTTGCAGAAATAAAAGGAGATGGAAAAATTACCCTAAAAATAGCAGAGTTAGCACTCAAAGCGCTGAATGTTGATGACTTTGGATTAGATGAAATGGACAATAAAATCTTAAGCACTATTATCCAAAAATTCAAGGGAGGTCCGGTTGGACTGACTACAATAGCAACTGCGGTAGGAGAGGATGCCGGCACGATAGAAGAGGTTTACGAACCTTTTTTAATTATGCAAGGATTTTTGGTAAGAACTCCCAGAGGTCGCGAGGCTACTATTAACGCATACAAGCATTTGGGTATAGTCAAAAACAACAATACTGATACCTTGTTTTGA
- the dnaN gene encoding DNA polymerase III subunit beta, with protein sequence MKFIVPSSVLLQKLQSVNGAILSKPVIPAIENFYFNLAGGKLAVTTTDLETYMQETLDVQSSEDVKVCVPAKSTIDILREFSEQPLNFTVNTDNNSIELSTTSGRYKLPGESAEEFPEVPEMEISNSFSIPANILIRGINKTLFATGTDELRLALTGVYFEISNDSLNLVATDANRLVKYTNNEVAPGFNGNFILPKKSLNLLKSSLPNDNSAVTVNISDSNVRFTCGSLVLTTRIMDEKFPDYKMVVPQDNNNILTISRQEVLNAVRRTAIFANQQTHQIRLKVVGSQLSAMAEDTEKESEAHEALACEYDGVDMEIGFNSKFLTELLANLENSEVQIKLSSPSRAGLIIPKENEAHEDILMLIMPMMLNNY encoded by the coding sequence ATGAAATTCATAGTACCTTCAAGTGTCTTGTTACAAAAATTGCAATCCGTAAACGGAGCAATTCTGTCTAAGCCCGTCATTCCTGCGATCGAAAACTTTTATTTTAATCTTGCCGGAGGAAAACTGGCTGTAACCACTACGGATTTAGAAACTTATATGCAAGAAACCTTGGATGTGCAATCTTCTGAGGATGTAAAAGTGTGTGTACCGGCCAAATCTACTATTGATATATTACGTGAATTCAGTGAACAACCGCTTAATTTTACAGTGAATACCGATAATAATAGCATTGAGCTTAGTACCACATCAGGTCGTTATAAATTACCCGGAGAATCAGCTGAAGAATTTCCCGAAGTTCCGGAGATGGAAATAAGCAACAGTTTTTCAATCCCCGCCAATATTCTTATCAGAGGTATCAACAAAACCTTGTTTGCAACCGGAACCGATGAATTGAGACTTGCGCTCACCGGAGTATATTTTGAAATCAGCAATGATAGTTTAAACCTTGTCGCCACTGACGCCAATAGGCTTGTTAAATACACTAATAATGAAGTAGCTCCGGGTTTTAATGGAAATTTCATTCTTCCTAAAAAATCTTTAAACTTACTAAAATCAAGTTTGCCCAATGACAATAGTGCTGTAACAGTGAATATCAGTGATTCAAACGTGAGATTTACTTGTGGCAGTTTGGTATTGACAACCCGTATAATGGATGAAAAATTCCCTGATTACAAAATGGTTGTCCCTCAAGACAATAACAATATACTGACTATTTCACGCCAAGAAGTCCTTAATGCAGTTCGCAGAACTGCTATTTTTGCAAATCAACAAACACATCAAATTAGGTTAAAAGTAGTAGGTAGTCAATTGAGTGCTATGGCAGAAGATACTGAAAAAGAAAGTGAAGCACATGAGGCTTTGGCTTGTGAATATGATGGTGTAGATATGGAAATAGGTTTTAATTCTAAATTTTTGACAGAATTACTTGCCAACCTTGAAAATTCAGAAGTACAGATTAAATTGTCATCTCCCAGCAGAGCAGGATTAATTATACCTAAGGAGAATGAGGCGCATGAAGATATCCTCATGCTTATCATGCCAATGATGCTCAATAATTATTAA